tgattgacatggctctggccaatcagcgctctgcagagtttacacgtcaccatttagttcctactcggcacggttggaacccCGAGCtcgctgggactgaaaaccaacccagctccagagaccagatttggccagtggaaaagtaagagccgtgccgagtcgtgtaggttctatgcagtgaaaaagtgccataaatgtgcagaagtgtgtttcTGTAGAGGGCTGCAcccattaaataaaatatatttgactttTGCATAGAACTTTATACGTCAAATATTCCACCTGAGATGTAAGGACAATTGTGCCATACTGAACTCGTCAGACTTGCTGCCCACTTTATATCACCCCTTGAAGAGATGAGGGCTCTACTGCTACTGAATATGAACACGGCATTTTTACACTTCACAATAATAATAGCTGTGatactttaaatagtttttaatcattttataggAACAATAGTATTACAAACAACAGAACACAATGAAActcaaagtaaaaatactactgccataaaataaatactttagcacacatttataaaatataagagCAAGGATGAATACAGTGTGGTCTTAATGAACATTTACAGCACAATAACAGAGCACAGGCTAAATTAAGCCACAAAGCATATATTTTCCTTAATAAGCATGTATCAGCTTATAAAGGATCTTCCACCAACTGAACTGTAAGTGATCATAGAAGGATGCAGTAAACCTGAGCTGATTCGTTGgttggataatgaatgaatgaatgaatgattataataggttataaagcataaacagataaataaagTATGCCAGATACAAGAGATAATGAAGCAGTTGAGTAAAGTGgtttatctatccatccatccattatctgtatccgcttatccagttcagggtcagggtgggtccagagcctacctgaaatcattgggcaaggcgggaatacaccctggaggggacgccagtccttcacagggcaacacacacactcacacattcgtgGTTTATCTAAAgatttcaaaattattttttaaattgctgCTTATTGCTTAACAGCTCCAGGATCACAGCATGTGTTGAATCAGTTGCGTGCCACACAGAACTGTTCTGACTCCCTGAAACAGAACATAGAACAGAAATTTAATGAATGGTACTGTGATAGGTTTAAGTTCTATTTCAGAGCGTCTGCATGTACTGTACTGATCAACACTGACCTTGTTACCCTCAGTATTTTCACTGTGTTCGTACTTACGTGTGCAAACATGTCTCTGTTGCTGTACGAagaatcaagaaatgaaaacttTGTCATTAACACAGTCAGAATGCAGCAGAATAAACAGCAACCATAAAGctactgttttaaaacaaagtaTCTAATACTtgtagaaatgtttaaatactTATTACAGGTTCAGGTTTTGTTGATCAAAGAGAAATGTAGGTGTTTGTACCTGGAGTGTCCACCATTTCCTCAGTTTGTTTGCCTTTGAAGGCTGTCGTATCTGCTGCTGTTAACATAAGAAATCAGATAAACTCTTTATAGAAGTGCTGCAGAGGACACAACACTTATTTAAAGCTGAAATAAACATCTATACATATGTATAATGGCTTATTATAAGTgcatcacacagtcattcacacaatcacaactgtggacagttacacaaacTCACTCTGTTGCTCAAACACTTAATATCCAATTAACATACAGGTGTTGTGAGGAAAAACTGGAGCACAAagaataaacccacacagacacaaggagaacacaccaaagtcacagacagtgacaggAAGTAGatattgaacccacaaccccagaactctagctgtgtgacagtgtcatTATCTGTTTCACACTTTGCTGCCCTTGTGTCTTTAACTTCCACTATTTACTGATAAGAAAAAGTGACTGCCTTTACCTCGACTGATCACAATGTCCTCTGTTTTCGGACTGCCAGAAGCTGCCATCACAGTTGTTAATGACAGAAAACAAGAGGAAAGATGTTAGTGGGATATTGTTACAGCAGGACAATCAGCAGATATGGGCAGTATTTCTGATAGatgtgatcttacttgtaggtctttcagtgacagtgaggtgaacagtaactcccacttctcctgcactgaaccagtaccagccagcatcactcttcttcagcccactcatctccacactgaccactcctctcccatcatcactgatctgcactgctgaattctgggatgttaagcagctccagtctctaaatctgcaccactgcttctgtttattcttataatcagttctgtagagacactggacactgacactgcccccttcctgaccactcactctgctgtttatcacagacacagcaggatctgaataaagaggcagagaatgagtgctgtaaacacgtcctccatcaaacaagctttaagttacagtgaacaggttctacttcacacagagagacttcttacctgcactgaccATCAGGTACAAATAATGACTGTCATCtacggtccatttatctccaatTTCCACAGTGCATCTATAATctccagagtcagagtcttggagactgttgagttccacagtaaacatattctgggtcggataatcagtgactgatgttcttccacttgtgtttgtacggGCTACTATTCCACAGGAGTACCAGTAATAccccttacaccagtatttagggtttgatttgtatttttcatcataaaaacatggaatggtgagagatcctccactttttacagctacattcctcagtgtcttcacactctcagactctacagagaagaagtagcaataaaacaaaacaaaaaggaagTTTATTTAAAGCTCTATTTTGAAAAATGCTTTCTCAGTTAAATAtacaatgtgttttttgtgtgtgactaAAGactaatgaacaaaaataaatgaaggaaaaaatgtaatcatCTGATTTTAACCCAGTTGTTAATAACTTTAAGTGTGTAATAAAAATCCCCTGAAATTGATGAGTtaataaaagaatgtttaaagagGTGAATGTGtacagtgcacaggaatgatgcagctttgatcttacctgagataCAGAGGAAGAACACggagagaattaaagaactcatgagggagtaAAAGTGTGTCTTTCTGTACGAGGCTCCAGCGACAAAtactcttcctgcctctgagTGAAGCAGCTCCACTTCAGAGTTCTTCCTGTTAATTCAGATTCTTAATATTTCTCATCACAGAAGCTGATCATAATCAGCAGTAATTCCACTTCTCGTGCTCACTGTGATTGTGTACTAGGTGTACTACCTTCTGTAGTAGATATAAACACTAGCTTGGCAACTAGTATGGACATAAAGCTTCAATGCACAGTGTAGTctttacactttacacacacacacacacacacacacacggttgtCTCGAACTGTGCTTTAACACTTGAATGGACAGGATTCCGTAACTACTAGAACAAGCACCATGGTCATTTTGACCATTCAATATTTTCATGCGTATTGATGATATCTTAGagcatgtataaataaatacattcattttgttACAATAAGTCATAAATGTCATAAAGACAATAATAAATTGTATTAATgagaatttatttattgatatttaatGTGCAGTACTAGTTATTATACTatttatactttttatttatatacataatacataatCCAAAATGTGGAGTGGAGCACTGCTTGAGCATTCTTTGCATCATTCatgtgattcttcttcatgaCCTGGTCTTTCCTGGTTTATGTGCTCAGAACACTTTTGTgacttttaatattaatttcaaaacaatGTTAGATTA
This window of the Hoplias malabaricus isolate fHopMal1 chromosome Y, fHopMal1.hap1, whole genome shotgun sequence genome carries:
- the LOC136677817 gene encoding polymeric immunoglobulin receptor-like, which translates into the protein MSSLILSVFFLCISESESVKTLRNVAVKSGGSLTIPCFYDEKYKSNPKYWCKGYYWYSCGIVARTNTSGRTSVTDYPTQNMFTVELNSLQDSDSGDYRCTVEIGDKWTVDDSHYLYLMVSADPAVSVINSRVSGQEGGSVSVQCLYRTDYKNKQKQWCRFRDWSCLTSQNSAVQISDDGRGVVSVEMSGLKKSDAGWYWFSAGEVGVTVHLTVTERPTTSGSPKTEDIVISRAADTTAFKGKQTEEMVDTPATETCLHTESEQFCVARN